In Paenibacillus segetis, the genomic window GATTGCCAGGGACTTTCCACATAATGTCGTACTGGAAATCGCCAGTGAGATGGGAGTGGTCGGGTTGCTCTTATGGTCTTTTGCTTATCTATACTCTATCTGGGTTTCCCGAAGAAACGGTCTTCTTCTTGCGCTATTATTCCAGACTCTCGGAACAGCACTAATAAGCGGGGACTTTGGATTTAATTTCGAGTATGTACTGATTTCAATAGTAGCACTAGCCTTGATACCAAATAACAAAAGAGTGGGGGAAGAGAGTCATGCCCAGGGTATTATTTCTAATTACAAGTTTTGATTATGCTGGAGCCGAAAGCCAAATTATGCACCTTTGTAGGGGGCTTAGATCTAGAAATTATGAGCTTGCTCTAGTAAGTATGATTCAACCGGTTGCGTATCTGGATGAGTTGAAAGAGCTTGGTGTTGAAGTATATTCACTAGATATGAGCAAAGGGATCCCCGACCCGCGTGCCATTGCCAGATTTAGACGTCTGGTTATTCGCTTTCAGCCAGATGTTGTCCACAGTCATTTAGTTCATGCTAATTTATTGGCTCGGATTACTAGATTGTTTGTGCGAATGCCACTTCTCATTTGTACGGCTCATAATATTAATGAAGGTGGAAGGTTAAGAGAACTACTTTATCGGCTAACTGACCCCCTGTGTGAATTGACAACGAATGTGAGCCAGGAAGCAGTAAATCGATATATCGATATTCGTGTCGCTCCGAAACATAAGATAAAACTAGTGCCTAATGGCATTGTAGTAGATCAATTTAAGGGTCTTATTGATTGCGAAGGACATGTTCGTCAGGAATTAGGCATACGTAGTGATGAGTTTGTTTGGTTAGCAGTGGGTAGGCTCGCACCCGTGAAGGATTATGAGAACATGATAACGGCATTCTCCAGAGTCTTGAAACAGCATCCTCACAGTGTGCTGCTAATCGCCGGAATTGGCCCTGATCGCGAGGCTCTAGAGCAGTTATGTCATACGTTACAAGTACAGCAGCAGGTTAAATTTCTAGGTTTAAGAAGAGATATAGCTTCCTTAATGAGCGAAGCGGATGCCTATTTGATGTCATCGAAATGGGAAGGGTTACCCATGGTTCTCTTGGAGGCTTGCGCCAGTGGACTTCCTATTGTTGCAACAGATGTAGGAGGGAATAAAGAGGTTGTTCATGAGGGATCAAACGGATATTTGGCTAAGCCTAATGATAGTCAGCATTTAAGTGATCACATGAATGCATTAATGTCACATTCCCCTACAGCCTTACGGCAAATGGGAGAATGGGGCCGTAATTACGTTGATCAGTATTTTAATATGGATGTCATTATAGAACAGTGGACAAGCATATATGAACCTAGGGTAGTATCACAGAGTTCGTAAAGTGGAGATGATATTGTGATTAAACTGATTCGATTTAGTGGATCAAAGGTTTTTGTACTGTTTCTGGATTGTCTCTTCATATATGTGAGTTATTTACTCGCTTATAATATCAAATTCAAAGGAATGG contains:
- a CDS encoding glycosyltransferase; translation: MPRVLFLITSFDYAGAESQIMHLCRGLRSRNYELALVSMIQPVAYLDELKELGVEVYSLDMSKGIPDPRAIARFRRLVIRFQPDVVHSHLVHANLLARITRLFVRMPLLICTAHNINEGGRLRELLYRLTDPLCELTTNVSQEAVNRYIDIRVAPKHKIKLVPNGIVVDQFKGLIDCEGHVRQELGIRSDEFVWLAVGRLAPVKDYENMITAFSRVLKQHPHSVLLIAGIGPDREALEQLCHTLQVQQQVKFLGLRRDIASLMSEADAYLMSSKWEGLPMVLLEACASGLPIVATDVGGNKEVVHEGSNGYLAKPNDSQHLSDHMNALMSHSPTALRQMGEWGRNYVDQYFNMDVIIEQWTSIYEPRVVSQSS